Proteins from a single region of Patescibacteria group bacterium:
- a CDS encoding SIS domain-containing protein, producing MNLDNIKEISKLDKDEVAKSISLLPEQIKQVLGDTKNIKLPESYKKCTKIMINGMGGSNLGGWVLKRLFSDQLKVSVDILDGYTVPKSVDKNTLFLFSSYSGTTEEVLSTYKEVKKRGAKMLILASGGPLSKRAQKDNVPGFVFNPLFNPCTQPRIGLGYSLFGLIYLFVKLGFIKISKNEIAEILALLEKNNLELSLSVKINKNKAKKMALKMHGKMPILVGSEFLMGNIHIFRNQITETCKTFSTFLELPDLNHFAMEGLQYPHSNQKNMLFFFIDSELYHKRIWQRAILTKKVVKQNKIEVLDHKLSSKTRLLQSFELLQYGTWLSYYLGILNNVNPSEVPFVSWFKKELSKHPFRS from the coding sequence ATGAATCTAGATAATATCAAAGAAATTTCAAAATTAGACAAAGACGAGGTTGCTAAATCAATTTCTCTTTTACCAGAACAGATTAAACAAGTTCTTGGTGACACAAAAAATATTAAACTTCCGGAATCTTACAAAAAGTGTACAAAAATTATGATAAATGGCATGGGTGGTTCAAATCTTGGTGGCTGGGTCTTAAAAAGACTATTTTCTGATCAGCTAAAAGTTTCTGTAGATATTCTTGATGGATATACTGTTCCAAAATCTGTCGACAAAAACACTTTATTCCTTTTTTCTTCCTACTCCGGAACAACTGAAGAAGTTTTAAGTACCTACAAAGAAGTTAAAAAAAGAGGAGCGAAAATGTTAATATTAGCTTCTGGAGGACCTCTCTCTAAAAGAGCTCAAAAAGACAATGTTCCTGGTTTTGTTTTTAATCCTTTATTTAATCCTTGCACCCAGCCACGAATTGGCCTTGGCTATTCTTTGTTTGGATTAATTTATTTATTCGTAAAACTTGGATTTATAAAAATTAGTAAAAATGAAATTGCTGAAATATTAGCCTTATTAGAAAAAAATAATTTAGAGTTGTCATTGTCTGTTAAAATAAACAAAAATAAAGCAAAAAAAATGGCTCTCAAGATGCATGGTAAAATGCCAATTCTAGTTGGCTCAGAATTTCTAATGGGCAATATCCATATTTTCAGAAATCAGATTACAGAAACATGTAAAACTTTCTCTACTTTTCTAGAGCTCCCCGATCTAAACCATTTTGCAATGGAGGGATTACAATATCCTCATTCTAATCAAAAAAATATGCTTTTCTTTTTTATCGACTCAGAGCTTTATCACAAAAGAATATGGCAAAGAGCAATTCTTACAAAAAAAGTAGTTAAACAAAATAAAATAGAAGTCCTTGATCACAAGCTTTCAAGCAAAACAAGATTACTCCAATCATTTGAACTATTACAATACGGAACATGGCTTAGCTATTACTTGGGCATACTAAATAATGTAAATCCGTCTGAAGTTCCTTTTGTCTCTTGGTTTAAAAAAGAACTCTCTAAACATCCTTTTAGAAGCTAA